Proteins encoded together in one Candidatus Neomarinimicrobiota bacterium window:
- a CDS encoding cystathionine gamma-synthase family protein: protein MDKKDLQKIMKPESLMMSFGYEPKWSEGSVKCPIFQTSTFVFNTAEEGKAFFEVAYGIRDKKPDETLGLIYSRLNNPDLEILENRLTLWEKADDCAVFESGMSAIATSLLEFLKPGDVLLFSKPLYGGTDHFIKHFLTKYGINIIGFHADNTKEEIIEKIEKSGHADKLAYIYIESPANPTNALIDIQMCKSIADQYATKEKPVMISVDNTYMGPLWCSPLEHGADIVIYSATKYIGGHSDLIAGACLGSEKTIARLKGLRTFMGNMTGPWTGWLLMRSLETLKPRMELQGKNALKVVEFLNQHPKIEKVYYLGLIEESNHHFEIYKKQYTGPGAMLSFDVIGGEAEAFKVLNNMKLIKLAVSLGGTESLAEHPDTMTHADVSHEEKRAMGISGKMIRLSTGIENSDDIIWDLKQALEAI from the coding sequence ATGGATAAAAAAGATCTTCAAAAAATTATGAAACCGGAAAGTTTAATGATGTCTTTTGGGTACGAACCAAAATGGTCCGAAGGTTCCGTAAAATGTCCCATTTTCCAAACATCCACATTTGTTTTTAATACCGCAGAAGAGGGGAAAGCATTTTTTGAAGTTGCCTATGGAATAAGAGATAAAAAACCGGATGAAACATTGGGATTGATTTACAGCAGACTGAATAATCCGGATCTGGAAATTTTAGAAAACAGATTAACTTTATGGGAAAAAGCGGATGACTGTGCCGTATTTGAAAGCGGAATGTCAGCCATTGCCACTTCCCTGCTGGAATTTTTGAAACCCGGTGATGTATTGCTATTCAGCAAACCTCTTTATGGAGGCACTGATCATTTCATTAAACATTTTCTGACGAAATACGGAATCAACATTATCGGTTTCCATGCGGATAATACCAAAGAAGAAATCATTGAAAAAATTGAAAAATCCGGGCACGCAGATAAACTAGCTTACATTTATATCGAATCACCGGCAAACCCCACAAATGCACTGATCGATATTCAAATGTGCAAATCCATAGCGGATCAATATGCAACCAAAGAAAAACCTGTCATGATAAGTGTAGATAACACTTACATGGGACCTTTGTGGTGCAGTCCCTTGGAACACGGTGCAGATATTGTAATTTATTCCGCTACAAAATATATCGGAGGCCACAGCGATCTTATTGCAGGTGCTTGTCTGGGCTCAGAGAAAACCATTGCCCGGTTAAAAGGATTGCGAACCTTTATGGGAAATATGACAGGTCCTTGGACAGGCTGGTTATTAATGCGTAGTTTAGAAACATTAAAACCACGAATGGAACTTCAAGGAAAAAATGCTTTAAAGGTGGTGGAGTTTTTAAATCAACATCCCAAAATTGAAAAAGTGTATTATCTTGGACTTATTGAAGAATCAAATCACCATTTTGAAATATACAAAAAGCAATACACCGGACCGGGCGCAATGTTAAGCTTTGATGTGATTGGTGGTGAAGCAGAAGCGTTTAAAGTGCTAAATAATATGAAATTAATTAAACTGGCAGTGAGCCTTGGGGGAACTGAATCGCTTGCTGAACATCCAGATACCATGACGCATGCAGATGTTTCTCATGAAGAAAAACGTGCTATGGGAATCAGCGGGAAAATGATTCGCCTTTCTACAGGAATTGAAAATTCCGACGATATTATTTGGGATTTAAAACAAGCGCTGGAAGCAATTTAA
- a CDS encoding GNAT family N-acetyltransferase → MDKSHRNMGIGSKMIQFFIEICETSKLFTSTNNTNIAMRKLLEKMGFEKSGVVNNLDENDSEQIFFKLIRYSAL, encoded by the coding sequence GTGGATAAATCTCATCGGAATATGGGAATAGGTTCTAAAATGATACAATTCTTTATTGAAATTTGTGAAACATCAAAACTATTTACATCTACAAATAATACAAATATTGCAATGAGAAAACTTCTTGAAAAAATGGGGTTTGAAAAAAGTGGGGTTGTTAATAATCTTGATGAAAATGATTCAGAGCAAATATTTTTCAAACTTATTCGTTATAGCGCCCTTTAA
- a CDS encoding oligopeptide transporter, OPT family, translating to MTNKQLPEITIKALLLGIILSMVLAGANAYLGLFAGMTVSASIPAAVISMGILTLFKKSNILENNIVQTAASAGESLAAGVIFTIPALVLLGYWETFDYVEVAKIAAIGGVIGVLFTIPLRRALIITAKLKYPEGVATAEVLRAGDAAKKGTEDDGSGGLKTIGLAGLVGGAMKLCQQGFGMWHAEVAGAMNFGKSIFGIGTDISPALISVGYIVGRNIGILVVAGGLISWAVAIPIYSALVGFEGDALDSAWTIWNSKIRYLGVGAMVVGGVWSLIKLFKPLIEGIKASLDAVKSRSIDEDVPLEEQDLPINYVGIALVALLVPVFLLYLDIIGSVGIAALLSVVMMIFGFLFSAVAAYMAGVVGSSNNPISGVTIATILFSSILLLALLGTDSGVGAASAIMVGAVVCCAAAIGGDNLQDLKAGHILGATPWKQQVMQIVGTLSAAVVLGLVLDILHTAYTIGSPTLSAPQATLMKSVADGVFTGDLPWTFVYIGAIIAVIIILIDIRQEKAGSDFRVPVLAVAVGIYLPITLTVPIFIGGMINHLGKKAGGSKASEKRGLLMASGLITGEALMGILVALPIFLTGVKAWWPNFSGFEWAGPVAFLVVIYWLYSSVSKK from the coding sequence ATGACGAATAAACAACTACCAGAAATTACGATTAAGGCATTACTGCTTGGGATCATCCTTTCGATGGTTCTCGCTGGTGCCAACGCCTACCTCGGACTTTTCGCCGGGATGACAGTATCTGCATCCATTCCAGCGGCGGTAATATCTATGGGAATTCTAACTCTTTTCAAAAAATCAAATATTCTTGAAAATAATATTGTTCAAACTGCTGCTTCTGCGGGAGAATCTTTAGCGGCCGGTGTCATTTTTACCATCCCGGCACTTGTCCTTCTCGGATACTGGGAAACGTTTGATTATGTGGAAGTTGCTAAAATAGCCGCAATCGGCGGAGTTATCGGTGTACTTTTTACCATTCCACTTAGGCGAGCCCTTATTATAACTGCCAAACTCAAATATCCGGAAGGTGTTGCTACTGCCGAGGTCCTACGCGCAGGCGATGCCGCTAAAAAAGGAACAGAAGATGACGGTTCCGGCGGACTGAAGACTATCGGATTGGCAGGATTGGTCGGCGGCGCTATGAAACTTTGTCAGCAGGGATTTGGCATGTGGCATGCAGAAGTAGCCGGCGCCATGAATTTTGGAAAATCCATATTCGGGATTGGAACTGACATTTCTCCTGCCTTGATTTCAGTCGGATATATTGTAGGTCGTAACATTGGGATTCTGGTGGTTGCCGGCGGACTTATTTCCTGGGCGGTGGCTATTCCCATTTATTCAGCATTGGTGGGATTTGAAGGCGATGCACTTGATTCGGCTTGGACAATCTGGAATTCCAAGATCCGTTACCTCGGCGTCGGCGCTATGGTTGTCGGCGGTGTGTGGTCTCTCATTAAACTTTTTAAGCCTTTAATCGAAGGAATTAAAGCAAGTCTCGATGCGGTTAAAAGTCGGTCTATTGACGAAGATGTTCCTTTGGAAGAACAAGATCTGCCGATCAATTACGTTGGCATTGCTTTGGTGGCATTATTGGTGCCTGTTTTTCTTTTATATTTAGATATAATTGGCTCGGTTGGAATTGCTGCATTATTATCGGTTGTCATGATGATTTTCGGATTTTTATTCTCAGCAGTTGCCGCATATATGGCAGGTGTTGTTGGATCCTCTAATAATCCTATTTCAGGAGTAACGATTGCAACCATTCTCTTCTCGTCCATATTGCTATTGGCTTTGCTGGGAACTGATTCTGGTGTGGGCGCGGCAAGCGCGATCATGGTCGGCGCCGTGGTGTGTTGTGCCGCTGCCATTGGAGGAGACAATCTGCAGGATTTGAAGGCAGGACATATTCTTGGCGCGACGCCATGGAAACAGCAAGTGATGCAAATCGTTGGAACTCTCAGCGCCGCGGTCGTGCTTGGACTTGTACTGGATATTCTTCATACAGCATACACAATCGGCTCGCCGACGTTATCCGCGCCGCAAGCGACGTTAATGAAATCTGTCGCCGACGGAGTCTTTACCGGCGACCTTCCCTGGACATTTGTGTATATCGGTGCAATCATTGCAGTGATAATTATCCTGATTGATATTAGACAGGAAAAAGCAGGATCCGATTTCAGAGTTCCCGTGCTGGCCGTTGCGGTTGGAATTTATCTCCCCATCACATTGACGGTCCCTATTTTTATCGGTGGAATGATCAATCATTTGGGTAAAAAAGCAGGAGGATCCAAAGCATCAGAAAAACGAGGGCTACTCATGGCTTCCGGTTTAATCACTGGTGAAGCTTTGATGGGAATTCTCGTAGCGCTTCCTATTTTTCTTACCGGCGTAAAAGCATGGTGGCCGAATTTCAGCGGGTTTGAATGGGCAGGGCCCGTAGCATTTCTCGTTGTGATTTATTGGCTATACAGCTCGGTTTCTAAAAAATAA
- the add gene encoding adenosine deaminase, producing the protein MTLSLELLKKLPKVELHCHLDGSLRVKSILDLAQKQKVDLPSTHLDELTKILTIGKNRGTLEEYLARFEITLSVMQTPEGLERAAFELVEDAARENVRYIEIRYSPILHTEMGMTPDETVDAVKKGLKSAENEFGVKSGIIICGIRNISPEASLHLADLSVRYKKKGVVGFDLAGAEENFPAKDHREAFYIILNSNVNATIHAGEAFGPASIHQAIHYCGAHRIGHGTRLKEDKDLMHYVNDHRITLEVCLTSNWHTKSIRSLKYHPFKFYYDQGIRVTLNTDNRLMSDTTMTKEFALAHSLFGLSLHDFREITIIAMKSAFLSHNKRSVMIKSIAHELESEFGLMPEYINQ; encoded by the coding sequence ATGACTCTTTCGTTAGAGCTTCTGAAAAAATTACCAAAGGTAGAACTTCACTGCCACCTTGACGGATCGCTTCGAGTAAAAAGCATCCTCGATTTAGCCCAAAAGCAAAAAGTTGATTTACCGAGCACCCATCTTGATGAATTAACAAAGATACTCACCATTGGAAAAAATCGTGGTACGCTTGAAGAATATTTGGCACGCTTTGAAATAACACTCAGTGTAATGCAAACACCCGAAGGTCTAGAACGAGCAGCATTTGAATTGGTCGAAGATGCGGCACGGGAAAATGTGCGTTATATCGAGATTCGCTATTCACCAATCCTACATACAGAAATGGGAATGACACCGGATGAAACAGTAGATGCAGTGAAAAAGGGATTGAAATCGGCCGAAAATGAATTCGGTGTGAAATCCGGTATCATTATCTGCGGAATTAGAAATATCAGTCCTGAAGCTTCCTTGCATTTGGCTGACCTTTCCGTCCGATATAAAAAGAAGGGGGTGGTCGGTTTCGACCTTGCCGGTGCAGAAGAAAATTTCCCGGCAAAAGATCATCGGGAAGCATTTTACATCATTTTAAATAGCAACGTTAACGCCACTATTCATGCCGGCGAAGCCTTTGGACCTGCATCTATTCACCAAGCGATTCATTATTGCGGTGCCCACCGAATCGGGCATGGAACCCGCCTAAAGGAAGATAAGGATTTAATGCATTATGTAAATGATCATCGCATTACCCTTGAAGTTTGTCTTACATCAAATTGGCATACAAAATCGATTCGTTCTCTGAAATATCATCCATTTAAATTTTATTACGACCAGGGAATTCGGGTTACATTGAATACAGACAATAGACTGATGTCCGATACAACAATGACAAAGGAATTTGCCCTCGCTCATTCGCTTTTCGGATTATCCCTTCACGATTTTCGTGAGATTACCATTATTGCAATGAAGAGTGCATTCCTTTCTCACAACAAACGAAGTGTCATGATTAAATCAATCGCACATGAGCTTGAATCTGAGTTTGGACTGATGCCAGAATACATTAATCAATAA
- a CDS encoding TonB-dependent receptor plug domain-containing protein, with translation MKLLSIIFSVGLFISVSHSQDVGISGQVIDSITKEAISEANVTAGAKGSTTDKLGNFFLHVPLGTEITVIRIGYRVYRTIALSEDLSIELESIILPGDIVHVTASRAIPGTTPVAFSTLTEPEIKTYFTHQDVPMVLATEPGVQSYSESGNGTGYSYVSIRGFDQSRIAVMLDNVPLNDNESHQVYWLDHGDLLSDAEDVQIQRGIGNSLYGSAAFGGSINVLSKVRYEDEDVIASFGAGSYNTKKSSLKYTSGERFGENWAFSGRLSHITSDGYREDHSSTQRALSLSAEFSDRNVSHKFTGLIGYENTDLLWDGVYGDDIFDREKRRLGGKAFTDDFLQQIYALNSRFRLQNESVFHNTFYLVLGSGYYEANKSDVSFYNYNLDAITDSSYADTTTNLLRRKWLVNRYVGFVPQWTKQSEWYRLDIGGEIRYYSGNHYGEISDFSHSLLNDVGSYQYYDYTGKKISFTGFVYYHYQLTDELILSADVQLVNHGWNIDQDKIGHAKGHQLSANWVFVNPKFGGVYSFNNDFSMFASVGQTRKEPADAQIINPDEWSFEIKGAYPEIVSDFEFGANYTTEFLYASCNAYWMDLEDEILRKISSEEEGTYDYTTVPKVMRKGLEFDFGWKATKSIKFKGNFTVSRHEFSDNGSELKGNTLPNNPDYLANATLFFRPLLSVEAFIHGQLVGKRFVDDLNTETSAMAQYHIMNIGVNMNRGPLDIQIRLNNALDDLVITHGESWGSYWPGADRNLFVNLIYTY, from the coding sequence ATGAAACTATTGTCAATCATATTTAGTGTCGGATTATTTATTTCCGTTTCACACTCACAGGATGTGGGAATATCCGGGCAGGTAATTGATTCCATCACCAAAGAAGCAATTTCTGAAGCAAATGTAACCGCTGGCGCAAAGGGAAGCACAACCGATAAACTTGGGAATTTTTTCCTACACGTTCCGCTTGGAACAGAAATTACGGTTATAAGGATTGGCTATCGAGTGTACCGAACCATTGCATTATCAGAAGATTTATCGATCGAATTAGAATCCATTATTTTACCGGGAGATATTGTGCATGTTACAGCAAGCAGAGCAATTCCAGGCACAACACCGGTTGCTTTTTCTACGCTGACAGAGCCGGAAATCAAAACCTATTTTACGCATCAGGATGTTCCAATGGTTTTAGCCACAGAACCCGGAGTCCAGTCCTATAGCGAAAGTGGAAATGGAACGGGATATTCCTACGTTTCGATCCGTGGATTTGACCAAAGTCGGATTGCCGTAATGCTCGATAATGTTCCACTGAATGATAATGAAAGTCATCAAGTATATTGGCTTGATCATGGTGATTTACTTAGTGATGCGGAAGATGTTCAGATTCAGCGAGGTATTGGAAACAGCCTCTATGGTTCAGCTGCATTTGGAGGTTCTATTAATGTTTTATCCAAGGTTCGATATGAAGATGAAGATGTGATTGCTTCTTTTGGTGCCGGTTCGTACAACACAAAAAAATCATCCCTTAAATACACATCCGGAGAACGATTTGGTGAAAACTGGGCATTTTCCGGACGATTGTCACACATTACTTCAGATGGCTACCGAGAGGATCATTCATCTACTCAGCGTGCGTTATCGCTTAGCGCTGAATTTAGCGATCGAAATGTTTCCCATAAATTCACAGGGTTAATTGGATACGAAAATACAGATTTATTATGGGACGGAGTATATGGGGACGACATTTTTGACAGAGAAAAACGTAGATTAGGAGGTAAAGCATTCACAGATGATTTTCTACAGCAAATTTATGCACTGAATTCGCGGTTTAGACTTCAAAATGAATCTGTATTTCATAACACATTCTATTTAGTTTTGGGCAGTGGTTATTATGAAGCCAATAAATCCGACGTCTCATTTTATAATTACAATCTTGATGCAATTACAGATTCATCCTATGCGGACACCACAACTAATTTATTGCGCCGAAAATGGTTGGTAAATCGATATGTGGGTTTCGTTCCGCAATGGACGAAGCAATCTGAGTGGTATCGGTTGGACATTGGCGGAGAAATACGATATTACAGCGGAAATCATTATGGGGAAATTTCGGATTTTAGTCATTCGCTTTTGAACGATGTGGGGTCGTATCAGTATTACGATTATACCGGAAAAAAAATATCCTTTACTGGATTTGTGTATTACCATTATCAGTTGACGGACGAACTCATTTTATCTGCAGATGTTCAGTTGGTAAATCATGGATGGAATATAGATCAAGATAAAATCGGACATGCAAAAGGGCATCAGCTATCCGCGAATTGGGTTTTTGTGAATCCGAAATTTGGTGGTGTATATTCCTTCAACAATGATTTTTCAATGTTTGCAAGTGTTGGTCAAACCAGGAAAGAACCGGCAGACGCTCAAATAATCAATCCGGATGAATGGTCATTCGAAATAAAAGGTGCATATCCGGAGATTGTGTCTGATTTTGAATTTGGGGCGAATTACACTACCGAATTTTTGTATGCATCTTGCAATGCGTATTGGATGGATTTAGAAGATGAAATACTCAGAAAAATAAGTTCAGAAGAAGAAGGTACATATGACTATACTACTGTCCCGAAAGTTATGCGAAAAGGTTTGGAATTTGATTTTGGATGGAAGGCAACTAAATCCATAAAATTTAAAGGGAATTTTACAGTTTCACGACATGAATTTTCCGATAACGGAAGTGAATTAAAGGGAAACACTTTGCCGAATAATCCTGATTATCTGGCGAATGCAACATTGTTTTTTCGTCCGCTTTTATCGGTGGAAGCATTTATACACGGGCAACTTGTCGGAAAACGATTTGTGGATGATTTGAATACTGAAACAAGTGCAATGGCACAATATCATATAATGAATATTGGGGTTAACATGAATAGAGGTCCGCTGGATATTCAAATAAGATTAAATAATGCTTTGGATGATCTAGTTATTACGCATGGCGAATCTTGGGGATCTTACTGGCCAGGCGCCGACCGGAATCTGTTCGTTAATTTAATTTATACGTATTAA